CTCTTCCATCTCAGTATTGTTTGTATTAAAACCCCATGACACCTGACATTGCTGTTTTTAAGAGGCTgtaggggttccttgacctctgacctcaagatatgtgaatgaaaatgggttctctgggtacccacgagtctcccctttacagacatgcccactttatgataatcacatgcaattttttgtatgcagtataaatgtgttatttctgcttattctaaaatggatgtttgaatatttctgcatactggggtccctaaacagtcttggaattacataaattgggtatcagtGTAAAGCTGAGATTCTTTTGGAtcaaatgagcccaactgtattcatgtgtgatgttaatccccatagtaaccatttcattgtagtgagaccattttttgaaatttggcctcactgtataaaatgacctgcggtgacctctaggataatcccAGCCTCATGTGTATTacagatttatgactagaacaacttgacataCAGTGCTGCATCTCAGAtatgtacaccacttctgtcACATACAGTCCCCTCGAAAATGCTGGTCTCTTGAGGTTAATGTGGGCCATGGTTGGTGAATGGATTTAAAAGTGAACAGCTTTTTTCAAACATTCTCAGATCTTTTCTTTTATGCTGAGCAGAGTGAAGTTAGTCAGCAGGTGTAAATTTAGAAGCACAAGTCAAGATGACCGTCACCAGATATGTACGACAGAACAAATAACAGGATCAAGTTAGTCAGCGAGACTCGTGAGATGTTGTCATTCTTTGATCGTTAATGAAGTGGGTAAGTAGAGGCTAAGTACATGTGGTTACAAGCTGTGACGGTATGCACactaccaggaccctgaaactggattcatattatttacacctgtgctttttctgtgacatcacaatatgtgttctgtgaaaaaggccgGTGGCTTATTTGGCTCCAAATGACGCAGCTGGGACGGAGGTGGGTCTGGTGAGGTTAGATTGAGGCCACTTGAAGACCCTGCACACCCTTGGTATGcaacacacaggtgttttcacaggACACACACCATTTTTAGCATTATTTATTTTGCGACTTGATGTCATTTCTAGCATAGCTTCACCACAACAGAGAAGTTTTATCAATcagcaaatgtaaaaatgtgtgggtgtgcagagtatttaaaggggacctattatgctccaTTTCCAGCTCTATGTTTAAATTCTGGGACTTCACTAGAATAATTTTGcatgattcatatttttttttttttttaaatccatatttatctttatcttGTGTGCAAAGTGAAGTTATATTATACTGACATTATTTAAATAGGAAATGGGAAAACTGGTGTCGGGATTGCATTGTATAATAAGTCTGCTTCTAAAGTACAAGGAACCTCTTCTGCTTCGAGGCAATACATTTGTGTCATTACACACATGAAATGCCACGGGCAATTTTTCTCGTTTAATGTGAAATCATACTCGTGTTAATTTCCATACCACATCCTAACTCTAAACAGGTTTTGAGTTGGCACTGTACAGGACTAAATTAAGTACACTCAGAAATCTGTATGCAAGCTTAATTTTTGAGTGTGCAGGTGATACACTATTTTCCAATTGTatacatcatatactgtatactaatcCTGATAGTATTGTTTTTGCAGTTAGTattaaagaaagaaacataCTAAACTGTTTTATATTAACATGAAATGATACTTGTGCCATCAAACATCAATCAAACCGCAACCTAAGAATTAAAGAGATAATTAAACTTCACAGAGACGGCAAATCTGTTTTtccaaaaaatgtaatacttgtttttgttgttttctgttgtgaTTCTGGAGCTGTTTCACCACCATCCACAATACATGTAAAGCTTTTCCAGCTGTGAGCAGCTCCTCCATTTGCTTTGTGCGCTGCACTGAGGGAGAACAGTGTACACACCAACAGCACACTCAACAAATCTAATATTTAGGTTGCATATTGACTGATAACTTTGTTTGCACTAGTTTGTGTCCACTTTTCCATAGTGAACCCATTACATACTTAAAACCTACTTAATATCAGAATGAGGTGTTGATTTGGGACAAAGTTGGAGGCCACGGCTTAAAAACATCATTAAATATTGTGCACAGTGGTGAGACAGCTCCTTTATACTTTAATactacatatttatatataaaaaaccaccccaaaacattcaaataatgatttggaggtcgattaccatggcaatggtcaaaGCCTCGAAGCATTGGGGTCAGCCCTAGAGCACGTTGAATAATTTCCTGTTAAAACAGTTGAGTGTGTCCATTTATTGTATACTAAATGCAAAAATAGTATACTGTAAAGAGTAGTATATATACAACAATAAGAGTTATGTCACTGACCACAGATTTATAACATATAAAAACTTGGTACATAAAAAAGGAAATCCCAGTTCAATCAGCCTCATACACAAAACTAAAGTTCAAGTCAATCCTCTTATCTACATTCTAGTGTAATATATTACTGTATAAGACTGCAGGCAAATGTATCAAAACATGTTTcagacatgaagacagacaATGACTGAATGTGAAATACTGGTGTTTATTTGTTGGCACATTTATATTACAATCTTCAGTCTTCTCTCACTGGTTTTATTCCACAGTCCCAAATgacaaaagagaggaaaagaaaaaattcCAGTGACACATATACCTTGGAGAACACAATTACGAGTATGTAACTTCAAGGCTGAGGTCAGGTGCACATGTGTTTTAGTTTGTTATTCAATTACTAGTATTTGGGGCAATCTTTTAACCGCATTCATCAGTCAATTTGTAATTACTAAGTCATTCAGTTAAGGAAATGGCCATCTGACCATCATGCTAAAGGAAACTGATCGTTTGAATCCTTAGCTGCAAAGTGATGtgcttttaattttttattttttgctttggCCACAAGATGGGGCAATACATATTTAAACCATCACCTTTGGTAAATTAAAAAGGAAGTGACTTTATCTGAAGCTCAAGAGCGCAACAATATTCTCAATTTATCCTTGTTTTTACCCCCAATTTCAGAAGCTTCAATGTCCTACAAAAGAGCCAATTGTGATAGAAATCTCCAAAGTGAGAGAGTAGATGTGTCAACTCCAACATATGGACACATGTACTTcataaatccccccccccccccccaaaactCCAGCCCAAAATTATTTACTTATGACAGGAAGTGCTTGAATTGAGTTAGAAGGGAGTTGTTAAAAAAACGGACACTAATCTTTATTTACCAAAGCCAAAGTGCGTCCTCTGGCTGTCAGGGTGCTGTGTTAGCTATATACAAGACATTTGCTTGTCAATAACACAACAGATTAAAGaacaaattgaaaaaaaaaataatatggaTCAAGAACAAGTGGTCATCAATAATTAAGTCACTGGCTGTTACTTGTGGACATCCTCCTCACATTCATTTTGACAGTACCTGTCACCCGCATCCAACCACCGAGAGCGAATTAAATCATTGCCAATTACTCAAGAGAAAGGGTTTAGATTATCTTTTAAGCCATATACAGATTCATCTCCTTAACATCCGATTGCACATTTCAATGAAGACTTTAAAAAAGGTCTAATCAACACAAACTCTCCTATGAAGTGCCAGGTAGGGCATCATAAAGCCAGACTTTGGCCACCACACCTTTCGGATACACAGCAATAGAGGAAGGAGACTTTAGACTCCTTCCACATATACGgttattcagaaaaaaaaatgtttttcattcagGGATAATAATAAAGGAATCTGTCTGAATTTGCTGGCAGAGTTATGCCCCCACAATTACTGGGAGAAAAGACGACCATGAATAAAAGACAACCGCCCACCACTGCTGTCACTGTCAAGAGACATTCTGCCCCTTTTCTAGGTTAGCTTATGATCCACTGGCTTTCACTTATCAATGTTATTTTCCCACAaaggatttttgttttttccagcagTTTCTGCACAACTGAATCATGATACTGGACTTTTCTGTCCATATTCAAAGGAAAATGTGCATCTGCTATTGTATTGAAGTAAACTTTGAGCACCAAATCATTTTAACCAAGCGTAAACATATCTActttatttgttggcatttataAACTACAACTCCCACGAGTCTTAGCAATAGGCGCACAATCAAAGCCCATTCAGAGCTGTAGTTTTTGAGTGCTGGCAAGGTAATCATTGCCTTATTGGTATTAAAAGGTCTCAAGTTTACATCCATAAACTATACTTTAACTTTAATCAATGTTTTCTATATTAACAGTGGTTCATGTGACTACTCTTGTATGAAAGAGGGTGCTAGAAGTGATGAAGCCGCGGAGGATTATCAACAGAtggcagttcccctcagcttgACTGAGCTATTTAGCTTCttccagctcattgttttgattttatggCAGACAACTCTGATGTTTTAGTTCACTCTCATAGCACACAGAAGCTATAAAAAGCAATTGTATGCTACTTGCGCTAACACGAGACAGCAGACTAATTTAGTgtctagctggtgaacatagtggagcatttactACTTATGGAGCCGGATTTACCTCAGGTATTGGTGGAAACCAAAACTGAGCTAAAAGAGGAGTGAATTATCagatggacacaaacacaacaaattaATGCTAATGTCACATATGCCACATGTGTAAATAGGCAGCCCTTTGTCAACAAGTTTGCCATATAAACGCAAAGCAAAActgattaatgttgtgtttacagctcgtTTCCGCTGCtctcaagtggccaaaaaaagaACCTGTTATAAGTTTAAATATGGACAGAAAACCACAGTATCATGTTCAAAGTTATGGAGAAAGACCAATAAAAGAACCCCCCTATGAGAAAATACACTAACTGGGGATAGTGGAACAGCTGCTGATTTGAAAAGAAACTTCAGGTCTGCTTTAGCTACTAAGTCGGGAACTCAGACTAAAGCCTGGCCAAAGAACAGTAATCCATTACTGTTACAAATTTGTTTTGggtctaatttttttttaaggatttagAGAATATTCAATTATAAATAGGCTCTTCACCAACAACCATCACCACATTCCTTGTTCTTCAGCCTCAGATGTACTGTGTGCCACCTCAAGAAAACGTTTCCAACAGCTCCAAAGCCAACGCTATTGAGTTCAATCAGTTCTTCCAGCCTAGGTTGAAATGACATGTCGGACTCACAGATGTATAAGAGGTGTTTTGTCATTTGTACTCTCACCTTTGATctatacagaaataaacaatttacaataaaaacCTCTAACATGCTATCTACAGCGCCTCCAGTTTCACAGTATTGAGCCAGCTGCCTCACGCCACATCAAGGCCAAGTGACGCAGCTCGGCTAAAGAGACTTTTGCCAGACGTTagagagaaaaacataaaaacaaaaactagtATCCAAAAGCATTTTACATGTTAAAAACGAGGTCTCAAACTGTACAAGGCTTGTTTGTTCTGCACCAGCATTATAGATTCCATTACTTTCTATGTCAAGCAGgtgttttgagtgtttttggGGATGCACATTAAATACCAAAggaaggataaaaaaaataaatcatgaccATAATGAGTGCCCACTAAAGTCACCTGTGCTGTTACGAACACAGTGTAAACAATTGTTTTTAACCAAACTGAATGTGAGGAGTAAAACATGGAGATGGGTTTTAATAAGTTAAGTGATATGTGCTGCATTTTGAAATTACAAGTCCATGATCTTTTTTAAATCTACTACTTCTACCCTCTCAGTATGTGGAGGAAGACTTTGTAGTCAGTCACAGAAaagcagtttaaaaaaagaaaacaaaaagggatTAAAAGTAGGTAAAGACACTGAGGAGAAAGGTGGTTCATTTGACATTGTATGTTGACATTCTTTCGCTCTCTTTACAGTGTATATGCTCTGTTTGAGAGTGAAACCTGTAGTGCTTGGCTAGCTTCCCCAAATAAGAGAGAAACACACTTGACACTTGAAAAACTAGTGAGGGGCCATATCCTTCTGATTAAAGAGACATCAATAACCACGATAAGGAGCAAAATGAAGAGAATCCAAAAGACCTTACCACAAGTCTGTTGCACAGTCGGGTCACTCGAGCGAGTGAGACACAACATAACAGTGCTCATGCAAGACAAGTCACTTCCCACAATTCTGTTCATTCAGATACAGACAACATTTCCTATCCTTATTAACATGGGGGAGGAGGGAGTACACTAATGGGCACATTCATTCACagaaaaataactgaaaaatgGAGGAGACCACCAAAAGCCTTCAGCTTAAGCACTAAGTATACACGTTTACATTACAACAGTAAAAAGTAGTTCTTGCATTCAATAAACACCACACTAAGGGCGCGTTAAGGAAAGAGAATGAGGGGAGCGAGGGGACATTTCATGCAGTTgtcagtaaaaagaaaaaaaaatgaaaaaaaatatgggtcaaaaattacatttacatttacaaagtGTTTCAGACTATTCACCCAACACTTGTCATCAAGTCTGTGCCACTGCTCTGGCACAAAGGAGTTGGCAAGGCAAACCATGTTATTGagacagaagagaagagagaaaagaacaGAGAAGAGAAATGACACAAGTAAGAGCGCAAGTGGTGGCGAAAGCTCCCGAAGGTGTCAGAGTTGTGGTTTTAGTTATCTGATACCCGAGACGGAGCTCTGATTGATGCTGTAGGTAGGGGAGAGGTCCCCACCTATCGTGGCCACCAAAGGTGTTCCATTACTGGTCAGGCAACTCTCCTGGAGAGCCTCGAAGTAGGTGGCCTGCACAGGCTTGTGACACAGCAACACTTGCATGGCATCGTCTATTTTAAACCATTCCCTTTTTCTCCCTGTTGACAGAACAAGACACCATTGTGGGACAAGTTGAGACATGTGAGAGACAACACGAGAAGACACACATTATGAAAAATAGGTTTGACTAATTAGCAGTACTGTGCACAGCGTTAAAGTGAAAATCAGGGTAGGAGCAAAGCTGGTGTTATAATCTCCCCCCCAAACAAACATAGAATAAAATCCCTGAACTGTAATATCACTAAGGCctgggaaagaaaaacaaagctaCAGACAGCATGTGACTGCCTGAGAACTTTGTCCGGATCATCCCCAttttgacaaacaaacaaacatgcagtGCTTTACCAATGTTGACCgagtcctcccagtcctccaGCAACTCTGTTACAATAAGAACATAGACGTAggttctgtgtttcctctcttgGTTCTGTGGGAGAAAAACATGATCATATATTTGTACTTCTCATTCGCAAACATGCTGCACAGTATGTTCACATTTGAAGACCAAAAACAAATTAGACGGCAAACAAACCTCACCTCAAATACTCCGACCAAACGACCTAAAGTCCCCTTCACACCGGcctgtaaaataaataagaatgatTAGGTGAGCAAATACATACCACAGCATACACTTATAATGGACAACTAAGGGCTGTTCTTAAATATAAAGAGGCAAAACAGCATAACACCtgtataatgaaattaaatctaACAGCCTGACAATAAACACTATCTTCTTACCTCGTGGTGTTTTGTTGAGACTGtaatttttaaatgatttgtgtTGCGGGGGATTACATTACATcataagattgttttttttatcccctTCAAATTTACTCAAATCTAATTCCTGGGTTGTTGCCGAATCCTCCAAGTAACACAcaagtaaaacatgaacaaaaacactgacttaATTTGATTAAAAGAAGTCATGTCTTGCATGTACTGATTCTTTCTTCATTAATTTCACACTTCAGTGCAACGAGGTCTAATTTAGCCAACAGTAAGTAATAAGTAATATAATTAGACTGACAGTCTACGTTCTGGAAACTggggacttttttttaaactgtgtgATAATGATTACAGAACAGGTGAAGACAAGTACAGGGAc
This portion of the Sebastes fasciatus isolate fSebFas1 chromosome 1, fSebFas1.pri, whole genome shotgun sequence genome encodes:
- the nudt3b gene encoding diphosphoinositol polyphosphate phosphohydrolase 1, which translates into the protein MMKLKSNQTRTYDGDGYKKRAACLCFRSEAEEEVLLVSSSRHPDKWIVPGGGMEPEEEPSVAAAREVCEEAGVKGTLGRLVGVFENQERKHRTYVYVLIVTELLEDWEDSVNIGRKREWFKIDDAMQVLLCHKPVQATYFEALQESCLTSNGTPLVATIGGDLSPTYSINQSSVSGIR